The Pirellulimonas nuda genome includes a region encoding these proteins:
- a CDS encoding ATP-binding protein, which produces MHCVEDIGSLVPEEVAVLGAAAQNRGVIEIALKSDTRGRAVRAGTVKLFDREDPGYSKRCCDAVPRLVELQLLSASAVPNRFELTNFGWQFSRKACAERPDDQAEGRPDQALAESMTVPRPTPARRPAPTQEPVATPTPQASPEAAPEQHPEQNLEQGPGTHCDPAPVAAPVAAPPAAPLAAEPPILRTEIEISDALDSTASLISTLGLDDGFMPEEPRRLEETGLNKSMVDDLIHKALLAAGSLSGREIAERLCLPLAIVEDRFTELRRRQTLTPAGSAMLGDNVYELTEQGRERARRALDECAYSGPAPVPLDDYIDSVQAQTIRNEKPKRAQLEKAFSDINVEPEMLARLGPAISAGKGMFVYGPPGNGKTTIAQRITRCFGQSILVPYAIVEDGQIIKFFDASCHEPEEAKVSSMLMSSDGDRRWVRIRRPTVVVGGELTMDSLELKHDPVSHVSEASLQLKSNCGSLLIDDFGRQRVNPTELLNRWIIPLENRIDYLSLANGKKIEVPFEQLIIFSTNLEPHDLADDAFLRRIPFKIEIGAPSREEFIKLLGVFAAKLGVECPPVSIEYLLEQHYDRCARPLRRCQARDLLDQVAHYCEYNELPKVARREILDHAVSNYFTAMAGGE; this is translated from the coding sequence ATGCACTGCGTAGAAGACATTGGATCGTTGGTTCCAGAAGAAGTCGCGGTGCTCGGCGCCGCGGCCCAGAACCGCGGCGTCATCGAGATCGCACTTAAATCCGACACCCGCGGGCGGGCGGTCCGCGCCGGCACGGTCAAGCTGTTTGACCGCGAAGACCCCGGCTACAGCAAGCGTTGCTGCGACGCCGTGCCGCGCCTGGTCGAGCTGCAACTGCTCTCGGCGTCGGCCGTTCCCAACCGGTTCGAGCTGACCAACTTCGGCTGGCAGTTTAGCCGCAAGGCGTGCGCCGAGAGGCCGGACGACCAGGCCGAGGGGCGCCCGGACCAGGCCCTGGCCGAGTCGATGACCGTCCCGCGCCCGACCCCCGCGCGGCGGCCCGCCCCGACCCAGGAGCCCGTGGCTACCCCGACCCCACAGGCGAGCCCAGAAGCAGCGCCCGAACAGCACCCCGAACAGAACCTCGAACAGGGCCCCGGAACGCACTGCGATCCGGCCCCCGTGGCGGCCCCCGTGGCGGCCCCCCCGGCAGCCCCCCTGGCGGCCGAGCCCCCTATCCTCCGGACCGAAATCGAGATCAGCGACGCGTTGGATTCCACTGCGTCGCTGATCTCGACCCTCGGCCTCGACGACGGGTTTATGCCGGAAGAGCCGAGGCGCCTCGAGGAAACGGGCCTCAACAAGTCGATGGTAGACGACCTGATCCACAAGGCCCTGCTCGCCGCGGGGTCGTTGTCGGGCCGAGAGATCGCCGAGCGGCTCTGCCTGCCGCTAGCGATCGTCGAGGACCGGTTCACCGAGCTGCGTCGGCGGCAGACGCTGACCCCCGCCGGCTCGGCGATGCTGGGCGACAACGTGTACGAACTGACGGAGCAGGGTCGCGAGCGGGCCCGCCGCGCGCTCGACGAATGCGCCTACTCCGGCCCGGCCCCGGTCCCGCTGGACGACTACATCGACTCGGTCCAGGCGCAAACCATCCGCAACGAGAAGCCCAAGCGGGCCCAGCTCGAGAAGGCGTTCTCCGACATCAATGTCGAGCCGGAGATGCTCGCCCGCCTCGGCCCCGCGATCAGCGCCGGGAAAGGGATGTTCGTCTACGGGCCCCCGGGCAACGGCAAGACGACCATCGCGCAGCGCATCACCCGCTGCTTCGGGCAGAGCATCCTGGTGCCGTACGCGATTGTCGAAGACGGCCAGATCATCAAGTTCTTCGACGCCTCGTGCCACGAGCCCGAAGAGGCCAAGGTCAGCAGCATGCTGATGAGCTCCGACGGCGACCGCCGCTGGGTGCGCATCCGCCGCCCGACCGTGGTTGTGGGGGGCGAGCTCACCATGGACAGCCTGGAGCTCAAGCACGACCCGGTGAGCCACGTCAGCGAGGCCTCGCTGCAGCTCAAGAGCAACTGCGGCAGCCTGCTGATCGACGACTTCGGCCGCCAACGCGTGAACCCCACGGAGCTGCTCAACCGCTGGATCATCCCGCTCGAGAACCGCATCGACTACCTCTCGCTGGCCAACGGCAAGAAGATCGAGGTGCCGTTCGAGCAGTTGATCATCTTCTCGACCAACCTCGAGCCGCACGACTTGGCGGACGACGCGTTCCTAAGGCGGATCCCGTTCAAGATCGAGATCGGGGCGCCGTCGCGGGAAGAGTTCATCAAGCTGCTGGGGGTGTTCGCCGCGAAGCTGGGGGTGGAGTGCCCCCCCGTCTCGATCGAGTACCTGCTGGAACAGCACTACGACCGCTGCGCCCGCCCGCTACGCCGCTGCCAGGCCCGCGACCTGCTCGACCAGGTGGCCCACTACTGCGAGTACAACGAGCTGCCGAAGGTAGCCAGGCGCGAGATCCTCGATCACGCCGTGTCGAACTACTTCACCGCGATGGCGGGGGGCGAGTAG
- a CDS encoding FHA domain-containing protein → MLLFFWTASGVARYFSVQYANRRHCGLAADAARPNPRRAEPRRTNVPTDSSNHRGGQPRFEYYPPNSATLQTVSVEKLPFTIGRGAEADLQIASSSVSREHVQLTSSAGQYVLRDLGSTNGTSVNGEPIAETKLRDGDVVRVADVDLTFLVNSMSRLQRMVTRPLSDPARPAPSAPTHVSAEVGSLRSIEEALLWQAPTLNWTCIVDRRTHAESARVCRLAEPLAGQVREVRSARRCSPAARLQSLAWRLAAAQAAPDAAGALLLHIESPALFGGSLLDDLEEARELLPEAIAIGVAAPWEWASRDPKTLESCARLQEAGAQIAFDHFSGGANCVRALREATPDFLVLSAEVVQGIAGQIRLQQRLKSVVGACEELGIPVATPPLHHEDISREDFDACARLGVCLTEQPRSPDGAPPRAPRRLLV, encoded by the coding sequence ATGCTACTCTTTTTTTGGACGGCCAGCGGAGTCGCCCGCTACTTTTCTGTGCAGTACGCCAACCGGCGGCATTGCGGCCTAGCCGCGGACGCCGCCCGCCCCAATCCACGTCGAGCCGAGCCGAGGCGAACCAACGTGCCGACAGATTCATCTAATCACCGCGGCGGCCAGCCCCGCTTCGAGTACTACCCGCCCAACAGCGCCACGCTGCAGACGGTGAGCGTAGAGAAGCTGCCGTTCACCATCGGCCGGGGCGCCGAGGCCGACCTGCAGATCGCTTCCTCCAGCGTCTCGCGCGAGCACGTGCAGTTGACCTCGTCCGCGGGGCAGTACGTGCTGCGTGACCTGGGGAGCACCAACGGCACCAGCGTGAACGGCGAACCGATTGCCGAGACCAAGCTGCGCGACGGCGACGTGGTGCGCGTGGCCGACGTTGATCTGACCTTCCTTGTGAACTCGATGAGCCGCCTGCAGCGGATGGTGACGCGGCCCCTCTCCGACCCCGCCCGCCCGGCGCCCTCGGCGCCGACGCACGTCAGCGCCGAGGTCGGCTCGTTGCGGTCCATCGAGGAGGCGCTGCTGTGGCAGGCGCCCACGCTCAACTGGACCTGCATCGTCGACCGCCGGACCCACGCCGAATCGGCCCGCGTGTGCCGGTTGGCGGAACCGCTGGCCGGTCAGGTCCGCGAGGTCCGGTCGGCCAGGCGCTGCTCGCCCGCCGCACGGCTGCAATCGCTGGCGTGGCGGCTGGCGGCGGCTCAGGCCGCGCCCGACGCCGCGGGCGCCCTGCTGCTGCACATCGAGAGCCCGGCGTTGTTCGGCGGCTCCCTGCTGGACGACCTAGAAGAGGCCCGGGAGTTGCTGCCCGAAGCAATCGCGATCGGCGTGGCCGCGCCGTGGGAATGGGCCTCACGCGACCCCAAGACGCTTGAGTCGTGCGCCCGGCTCCAAGAAGCCGGGGCGCAGATCGCCTTCGATCACTTTTCGGGGGGCGCCAACTGCGTGCGCGCTCTCCGCGAGGCGACCCCTGATTTCTTGGTGCTGTCGGCGGAGGTCGTCCAAGGGATCGCGGGCCAAATCAGGCTGCAGCAACGCCTGAAGTCGGTCGTCGGCGCCTGCGAAGAGCTAGGCATCCCCGTCGCTACGCCGCCGCTACACCATGAAGACATTAGCCGTGAAGATTTCGACGCGTGCGCCCGCCTGGGCGTCTGCCTGACAGAACAACCACGCTCGCCGGACGGCGCCCCCCCGCGGGCGCCGCGGCGTCTGCTCGTGTAA